The following proteins are encoded in a genomic region of Streptomyces lunaelactis:
- a CDS encoding phosphotransferase yields MPRSSATAPPVGVLLRRYDDPGEPLSCEPVTQGLLNRGYRLATTRGAYFLKHHLDGDRDAIARQHRATQRLQALGVPVAPPVEDAHGDTVAVIGGRCYALHPWIDGRHRDGAQLTAAQSRRLGSLLGLVHTCLEQVMEVDATQCREYESADPEETFALIDELLTLARGARPRDGFDTLAEHRMLERRALLERHADRRPPPASAGCWVHGDFHPLNLLYRGGEPAAIVDWDRLGVQPRAEEAVRAAAIFFVQPAGELELTKVRAYAQAYRRAAGADAAELAAAVHRVWWERLNDFWILRWRYQLHDRRADPQFPAASALAVWWTREYEAVRDAFAG; encoded by the coding sequence GTGCCGCGCTCATCTGCAACTGCCCCACCCGTCGGTGTACTTCTGCGCCGCTACGACGACCCGGGCGAACCGCTCTCCTGCGAGCCCGTCACGCAGGGTCTCCTCAACCGCGGCTACCGGCTCGCCACCACCCGCGGCGCCTACTTCCTCAAGCACCACCTCGACGGCGACCGCGATGCCATCGCCCGGCAGCACCGTGCGACGCAGCGGCTCCAGGCCCTCGGCGTACCGGTCGCGCCGCCCGTCGAGGACGCGCACGGCGACACGGTCGCGGTGATCGGCGGCCGCTGTTACGCCCTGCACCCCTGGATCGACGGACGGCACCGCGACGGGGCGCAGCTGACAGCGGCCCAGTCGCGGCGGCTCGGCTCGCTGCTCGGGCTCGTACACACCTGCCTGGAGCAGGTCATGGAGGTCGACGCCACACAGTGCCGGGAGTACGAGAGCGCCGACCCCGAGGAGACGTTCGCGCTCATCGACGAGCTGCTGACGCTGGCGCGCGGGGCCCGGCCCCGGGACGGCTTCGACACCCTGGCCGAGCACCGGATGCTCGAGCGGCGGGCGCTGCTGGAGCGCCATGCCGACCGCAGGCCGCCGCCGGCCTCCGCGGGCTGCTGGGTGCACGGCGACTTCCACCCGCTGAACCTGCTCTACCGGGGCGGCGAGCCGGCCGCGATCGTCGACTGGGACCGGCTGGGGGTGCAGCCGCGCGCGGAGGAGGCGGTGCGGGCGGCGGCGATCTTCTTCGTCCAGCCGGCCGGGGAGCTGGAGCTGACGAAGGTACGGGCGTACGCGCAGGCCTACCGGCGGGCGGCCGGGGCGGACGCGGCGGAGCTGGCGGCCGCGGTGCACCGGGTGTGGTGGGAGCGGCTCAACGACTTCTGGATACTGCGCTGGCGCTACCAGCTGCACGACCGAAGGGCCGACCCGCAGTTTCCTGCGGCGTCGGCCCTGGCGGTGTGGTGGACGAGGGAGTACGAGGCGGTCCGCGACGCTTTCGCGGGGTGA
- a CDS encoding protein kinase domain-containing protein gives MAPEPEAGGVPDSAENWGIGGLVGDGRYRLTHPLGRGGMAEVFAAEDVRLGRTVAVKLLRSDLAEDPVSKARFTREAQSVAGLNHHAVVAVYDSGEDVVGGRTVPYIVMELVEGRTIRDLLLNAEAPPPEQALIIVSGVLEALAYSHQHGIVHRDIKPANVIITHSGAVKVMDFGIARALHGAQSTMTQTGMVMGTPQYLSPEQALGKAVDRRSDLYATGCLLYELLALRPPFTGETPLSVVYQHVQDIPLPPSEVSDVVPPELDGLVMRSLAKDPDDRFQSAEEMRGLVQYGLQMLQQQGSHTGTWNTGPVEMHDGAMTPAMGMTGPTAMGHPVHGETSQSPILPPMNPNDGGYDGGHRGGKGGGRGKMWIFAFLAVLAIAAGVAFALNKANGNGTTDKNDTTVTETPSTPGDSPTPSEQDTEQSEDPDTSTGGNQEPSFTPSYTPSFTPSDPQTPTDEPTTSEPTEPTGDPTDDPTEPTDDPSSPGNTTGDPGDPGGTGDPGGNEE, from the coding sequence ATGGCACCCGAACCCGAAGCAGGCGGAGTGCCGGACTCGGCGGAGAACTGGGGCATCGGCGGACTGGTCGGCGACGGCCGCTACCGCCTGACGCACCCTCTGGGACGCGGCGGCATGGCCGAGGTGTTCGCCGCGGAGGACGTACGGCTGGGCCGTACGGTCGCCGTAAAGCTGCTCCGCTCAGATCTCGCCGAGGACCCCGTCTCCAAGGCGCGTTTCACGCGTGAGGCGCAGTCGGTCGCCGGTCTCAACCACCATGCGGTGGTGGCTGTCTACGACTCCGGCGAGGACGTGGTGGGCGGCCGGACCGTCCCGTACATCGTCATGGAGCTGGTCGAGGGGCGCACCATCCGCGATCTGCTGCTCAACGCGGAGGCCCCGCCGCCCGAGCAGGCGCTGATCATCGTCTCCGGTGTCCTCGAGGCTCTCGCGTACTCGCACCAACACGGCATCGTGCACCGTGACATCAAGCCCGCGAACGTCATCATCACCCACTCCGGTGCGGTGAAGGTGATGGACTTCGGCATCGCGCGTGCCCTGCACGGCGCTCAGTCGACGATGACCCAGACCGGCATGGTCATGGGCACCCCGCAGTACCTCTCCCCCGAGCAGGCGCTGGGCAAGGCCGTCGACCGCCGCTCCGATCTGTACGCCACCGGCTGTCTGCTCTACGAACTGCTCGCCCTGCGGCCCCCGTTCACCGGCGAGACCCCGCTCTCGGTGGTCTACCAGCACGTCCAGGACATCCCGCTGCCGCCCTCCGAGGTCTCGGACGTGGTGCCGCCGGAGCTCGACGGGCTGGTCATGCGCTCGCTGGCGAAGGACCCGGACGACCGGTTCCAGAGCGCGGAGGAGATGCGCGGCCTGGTTCAGTACGGGCTGCAGATGCTTCAGCAGCAGGGCAGCCACACCGGCACCTGGAACACCGGTCCCGTCGAGATGCACGACGGCGCCATGACCCCGGCGATGGGGATGACCGGGCCGACCGCCATGGGCCACCCCGTCCACGGCGAGACCTCGCAGAGCCCGATCCTGCCGCCGATGAACCCGAACGACGGCGGATACGACGGTGGTCACCGCGGCGGCAAGGGCGGCGGTCGCGGAAAGATGTGGATCTTCGCGTTCCTCGCGGTCCTCGCCATCGCGGCGGGCGTCGCGTTCGCGCTGAACAAGGCGAACGGCAACGGCACCACCGACAAGAACGACACGACGGTGACCGAGACCCCGTCGACTCCGGGCGACTCGCCGACTCCGAGCGAGCAGGACACCGAGCAGAGCGAGGACCCGGACACCTCCACGGGTGGCAATCAGGAGCCGTCGTTCACGCCGTCCTACACCCCGTCGTTCACTCCGTCCGATCCGCAGACGCCGACGGACGAGCCGACGACATCCGAGCCGACCGAGCCGACCGGCGATCCCACCGACGACCCCACCGAGCCGACGGACGACCCGAGTTCGCCCGGCAACACGACTGGCGACCCCGGTGACCCGGGCGGGACGGGCGACCCGGGCGGCAACGAGGAGTGA
- a CDS encoding dihydrolipoamide acetyltransferase family protein — protein sequence MTDTSTRFREFKMPDVGEGLTEAEILKWYVQPGDTVTDGQVVCEVETAKAAVELPIPYDGVVHELRFEEGTTVDVGTSIITIDVAPGSGDAAPAAAEPAAPAVEEEAKPQGRTPVLVGYGVAESSTKRRARKGTPAVPEQAAPQPAAAAIQAEMNGHGGTGTATAARPLAKPPVRKLAKDLGIDLATVTPTGPDGVITREDVHAAAAPAPAPVQPAPVQPQAAPAEPVAGVQPAPVAAGARETRIPIKGVRKAIASAMVGSAFTAPHVTEFITLDVTRTMKLVDELKADPDMAGLRVNPLLLIARALLVAIRRNPEVSAAWDEANQEIVLKRYVNLGIAAATPRGLIVPNIKDAHDKTLPELAAALGELVSTAREGKTTPVAMQGGTVTITNVGVFGVDTGTPILNPGESAILAVGAIKLQPWVHKGKVKPRQVTTLALSFDHRLVDGELGSKVLADVAAILEQPKRLITWA from the coding sequence ATGACTGACACTTCCACCCGCTTCCGCGAGTTCAAGATGCCCGATGTGGGCGAGGGACTCACCGAGGCCGAGATCCTCAAGTGGTACGTCCAGCCCGGTGACACGGTGACGGACGGCCAGGTCGTGTGCGAGGTCGAGACGGCGAAGGCGGCCGTCGAGCTGCCGATCCCGTACGACGGCGTGGTGCACGAGCTGCGCTTCGAGGAGGGCACGACCGTCGACGTCGGCACGTCGATCATCACGATCGATGTGGCGCCGGGCAGCGGTGACGCGGCCCCGGCCGCTGCCGAGCCCGCCGCTCCGGCCGTCGAGGAGGAGGCCAAGCCGCAGGGCCGTACGCCGGTCCTCGTCGGCTACGGCGTCGCCGAGTCCTCCACCAAGCGCCGCGCCCGCAAGGGGACGCCGGCCGTTCCTGAGCAAGCCGCGCCGCAGCCCGCCGCCGCGGCGATCCAGGCCGAGATGAACGGCCACGGCGGTACGGGTACGGCCACCGCGGCCCGCCCGCTCGCCAAGCCCCCGGTCCGCAAGCTCGCCAAGGACCTGGGCATCGACCTGGCGACGGTCACGCCGACCGGCCCCGACGGCGTCATCACGCGGGAGGACGTCCACGCCGCGGCCGCTCCGGCACCGGCGCCCGTACAGCCGGCGCCCGTACAGCCCCAGGCGGCCCCGGCCGAGCCGGTGGCAGGCGTGCAGCCCGCGCCCGTCGCGGCGGGTGCGCGGGAGACGCGTATCCCGATCAAGGGCGTACGGAAGGCCATCGCCTCCGCGATGGTCGGCAGCGCCTTCACCGCGCCGCATGTCACGGAGTTCATCACGCTCGATGTGACGCGGACGATGAAGCTGGTCGACGAGCTCAAGGCCGACCCGGACATGGCGGGGCTGCGGGTCAATCCGCTGCTGCTGATCGCCAGGGCGCTGCTGGTCGCGATCAGGCGCAACCCTGAGGTCAGTGCCGCCTGGGACGAGGCCAATCAGGAGATCGTGCTCAAGCGGTACGTCAACCTGGGCATCGCGGCCGCCACACCGCGGGGTCTGATCGTCCCGAACATCAAGGACGCGCACGACAAGACGCTGCCCGAACTGGCAGCCGCGCTCGGTGAGCTGGTCTCCACGGCCCGCGAGGGCAAGACGACCCCGGTGGCGATGCAGGGTGGCACGGTGACCATCACCAACGTCGGCGTCTTCGGCGTCGACACCGGTACGCCGATCCTGAACCCCGGCGAGTCCGCGATCCTCGCGGTCGGTGCGATCAAGCTCCAGCCGTGGGTGCACAAGGGCAAGGTCAAGCCGCGCCAGGTCACCACGCTCGCGCTCTCCTTCGACCACCGTCTGGTCGACGGCGAGCTGGGCTCCAAGGTGCTGGCGGACGTCGCCGCGATCCTGGAGCAGCCGAAGCGACTGATCACCTGGGCCTAG
- the pdhA gene encoding pyruvate dehydrogenase (acetyl-transferring) E1 component subunit alpha, which produces MTVESTAARKPRRSSKRVSAAKKPQSSEPQLVQLLTPEGERVEHPDYEIDLSPDELRGLYRDMVLTRRFDAEATALQRQGELGLWASLLGQEAAQIGSGRALRDDDYVFPTYREHGVAWCRGVDPTNLLGMFRGVNHGGWDPNTNNFHLYTIVIGSQTLHATGYAMGVAKDGADSAVIAYFGDGASSQGDVAEAFTFSAVYNAPVVFFCQNNQWAISEPTERQTRVPLYQRAQGFGFPGVRVDGNDVLACLAVTRSALERARRGEGPTLVEAFTYRMGAHTTSDDPTKYRADEERQAWEAKDPILRLRTYLEKAGLADEAFFTSLDEESETLGKRVREAVRAMPDPDQLAIFENVYADGHALVDEERAQFIAYQASFAEEGN; this is translated from the coding sequence GTGACCGTGGAGAGCACTGCCGCGCGCAAACCGCGACGCAGCAGCAAGCGCGTGAGCGCCGCGAAGAAGCCGCAGAGTTCCGAGCCCCAGCTCGTACAGCTGCTGACCCCTGAGGGTGAGCGCGTCGAGCACCCGGACTACGAGATCGACCTGAGCCCCGACGAGCTGCGCGGGCTGTACCGGGACATGGTCCTGACCCGCCGCTTCGACGCCGAGGCCACCGCTCTCCAGCGCCAGGGCGAGCTCGGACTGTGGGCGTCGCTGCTGGGCCAGGAGGCCGCACAGATCGGCTCCGGCCGGGCCCTGCGCGACGACGACTATGTCTTCCCGACCTACCGCGAGCACGGCGTCGCCTGGTGCCGCGGGGTCGACCCGACCAATCTGCTCGGCATGTTCCGCGGTGTGAACCACGGCGGCTGGGACCCGAACACCAACAACTTCCACCTGTACACGATCGTCATCGGCTCGCAGACGCTGCACGCCACCGGCTACGCGATGGGCGTGGCCAAGGACGGTGCGGACTCCGCCGTGATCGCGTACTTCGGTGACGGCGCGTCCAGCCAGGGCGATGTCGCGGAAGCGTTCACCTTCTCCGCGGTCTACAACGCCCCGGTGGTGTTCTTCTGCCAGAACAACCAGTGGGCGATCTCCGAGCCGACCGAGAGGCAGACCCGGGTGCCGCTCTACCAGCGCGCCCAGGGCTTCGGCTTCCCCGGCGTCCGCGTCGACGGCAATGACGTACTCGCCTGCCTGGCCGTGACCAGGTCGGCGCTGGAGCGGGCCCGCCGTGGCGAGGGCCCCACCCTGGTCGAGGCGTTCACCTACCGGATGGGCGCGCACACCACGTCGGACGACCCGACGAAGTACCGAGCGGACGAGGAGCGTCAGGCCTGGGAGGCCAAGGACCCGATCCTGCGGCTCCGTACGTACCTGGAGAAGGCCGGCCTCGCCGACGAGGCGTTCTTCACGTCCCTGGACGAGGAGAGCGAGACGCTCGGCAAGCGGGTGCGCGAGGCCGTGCGGGCCATGCCCGACCCCGACCAGCTGGCGATCTTCGAGAATGTCTACGCCGACGGGCACGCGCTCGTCGACGAGGAGCGGGCCCAGTTCATCGCGTACCAGGCGTCCTTCGCCGAGGAGGGCAACTAG
- a CDS encoding MFS transporter, with the protein MSATAVPLPGDPPGGRRAATVWGVGVAVYFVAVIFRTSLGVAGLDAADRFDVNASALSTFSILQLLVYAGMQIPVGLMVDRLGTKKVLTLGVILFTVGQLGFALSPSYGTALASRALLGCGDAMTFISVLRLGSRWFPARRGPLIGQVAALFGMAGNLVSTVFIARMLHGLGWTATFAGSSAAGLVVLVLLLLFLKDHPDGHEPPPAQHAGSAFVRKQIAESWREPGTRLGMWVHFTTQFPAMVFLLLWGMPFLVEAQGLSRETAGELLTLVVLCNMVVGLVYGQVIARHHAARAPLALGTVGATALLWAATLVYPGDQAPMWLLITLCTVLGACGPASMIGFDFARPANPPERQGTASGIVNMGGFVASMTTLLAVGVLLDATGDNYRIAFSSVFVLEALGIGQILRLRARTVRRERERLVASRVEAVHVPA; encoded by the coding sequence ATGAGCGCCACCGCCGTCCCGCTCCCCGGCGATCCACCCGGCGGCCGCCGTGCCGCCACGGTCTGGGGCGTCGGTGTCGCCGTCTACTTCGTCGCCGTCATCTTCCGTACGAGCCTGGGCGTGGCCGGACTCGACGCCGCCGACCGCTTCGACGTCAACGCCTCCGCCCTCTCCACCTTCTCCATCCTCCAGCTGCTGGTCTACGCCGGAATGCAGATACCCGTCGGCCTGATGGTCGACCGGCTCGGCACGAAGAAGGTCCTCACCCTCGGCGTCATCCTCTTCACCGTCGGGCAGCTCGGTTTCGCCCTCTCCCCCTCGTACGGCACCGCCCTCGCCTCGCGCGCGCTGCTCGGCTGCGGCGACGCGATGACCTTCATCAGCGTGCTGCGGCTCGGCTCCCGCTGGTTCCCCGCCCGGCGCGGACCGCTCATCGGGCAGGTCGCCGCGCTCTTCGGGATGGCGGGCAATCTCGTCTCGACCGTCTTCATCGCCCGGATGCTGCACGGCCTCGGCTGGACCGCCACCTTCGCGGGCAGTTCGGCGGCCGGACTGGTCGTCCTGGTCCTGCTGTTGCTCTTCCTCAAGGACCACCCCGACGGCCACGAGCCCCCGCCCGCCCAGCACGCGGGCTCCGCCTTCGTACGGAAGCAGATCGCCGAATCCTGGCGGGAGCCCGGCACCCGGCTCGGTATGTGGGTGCACTTCACCACCCAGTTCCCCGCCATGGTGTTCCTGCTGCTGTGGGGGATGCCGTTCCTCGTCGAGGCGCAGGGCCTGTCGCGCGAGACCGCCGGCGAGCTGCTGACACTGGTGGTGCTCTGCAACATGGTGGTGGGGCTGGTGTACGGGCAGGTCATCGCCCGGCACCACGCGGCCCGTGCACCGCTCGCCCTCGGCACGGTCGGAGCGACCGCGCTGCTGTGGGCGGCCACCCTCGTGTACCCCGGCGACCAGGCACCGATGTGGCTGCTGATCACACTCTGCACGGTGCTCGGGGCGTGCGGGCCCGCGTCGATGATCGGGTTCGACTTCGCCCGCCCGGCGAATCCGCCCGAGCGTCAGGGCACCGCCTCCGGAATCGTCAACATGGGCGGTTTCGTGGCCTCGATGACGACGCTGCTGGCCGTCGGGGTGCTGCTGGACGCGACGGGGGACAACTACCGGATCGCGTTCTCATCGGTGTTCGTACTGGAGGCGCTGGGGATCGGGCAGATCCTGCGACTGCGGGCACGCACGGTACGGCGGGAGCGGGAGCGGCTGGTGGCGAGCAGGGTGGAGGCCGTGCACGTACCGGCGTGA
- a CDS encoding GntR family transcriptional regulator, with protein sequence MPAAPAAERVYTHIKQAVLDRRYEGGTLLTEGELADAVGVSRTPVREALLKLEVEGLIKLYPKKGALVLAVSAQEIADVVETRLLVEEHAARKAVPASPRLLARLEELLEQQKRQGEEGDLAAVAVTDRCFHAEIVRSGGNAILSRLYDQLRDRQLRMGVAVMHSHPDRITKNVAEHSEILQALRAGDPDAAAALVHRHVGWFSNLARGEVR encoded by the coding sequence ATGCCCGCCGCACCCGCCGCCGAACGCGTCTACACCCACATCAAGCAGGCTGTACTCGACCGCCGTTACGAGGGAGGCACCCTCCTCACCGAGGGCGAACTGGCCGACGCGGTCGGCGTATCGCGCACCCCCGTCCGCGAAGCGCTCCTCAAGCTCGAGGTCGAGGGACTGATCAAGCTCTACCCGAAGAAGGGCGCGCTCGTGCTCGCCGTCTCCGCGCAGGAGATCGCGGATGTGGTCGAGACCCGGCTGCTGGTCGAGGAGCACGCCGCGCGCAAGGCCGTACCGGCGTCGCCGCGCCTGCTCGCCCGGCTCGAAGAACTGCTGGAGCAGCAGAAGCGGCAGGGCGAGGAGGGCGACCTGGCCGCCGTCGCGGTCACCGACCGGTGTTTCCACGCCGAGATCGTGCGCAGCGGAGGAAACGCGATCCTCTCCCGCCTCTACGACCAACTGCGCGACCGGCAGCTGAGGATGGGCGTCGCCGTGATGCACTCCCACCCCGACCGGATCACCAAGAACGTCGCCGAGCACAGCGAGATCCTTCAAGCCCTGCGCGCCGGCGACCCGGACGCGGCCGCCGCACTCGTCCACCGCCACGTCGGCTGGTTCAGCAACCTGGCGCGGGGCGAGGTCCGATGA
- a CDS encoding alpha-ketoacid dehydrogenase subunit beta, producing the protein MAVQKLPIAKALNESLRKALDTDPKVLIMGEDVGKLGGVFRVTDGLQKDFGEDRVIDTPLAESGIVGTAIGLALRGYRPVVEIQFDGFVFPAYDQIVTQLAKMHARALGKIKMPVVIRIPYGGGIGAVEHHSESPEALFAHVPGLKVVSPSNSSDAYWMLQQAIQSDDPVIFFEPKRRYWDKSEVDTEAIPGPLHKARVARSGTDVTLAAYGPMVKVCVEAAAAAAEEGKSVEVLDLRSMSPIDFDTIQASAEKTRRLIVVHEAPVFYGSGAEIAARITERCFYHLEAPVLRVGGFHAPYPPARLEEEYLPGLDRVLDAVDRSLAY; encoded by the coding sequence ATGGCTGTACAGAAGCTCCCCATCGCGAAAGCGCTCAACGAGTCGCTGCGCAAGGCCCTCGACACCGACCCCAAGGTCCTGATCATGGGCGAGGACGTCGGCAAGCTCGGCGGCGTCTTCCGCGTGACGGACGGACTGCAGAAGGACTTCGGCGAGGACCGCGTCATCGACACCCCGCTCGCCGAGTCGGGCATCGTCGGCACGGCGATCGGTCTCGCGCTGCGCGGCTACCGGCCCGTCGTGGAGATCCAGTTCGACGGCTTCGTCTTCCCCGCGTACGACCAGATCGTCACGCAGCTCGCGAAGATGCACGCCCGTGCGCTCGGCAAGATCAAGATGCCGGTCGTCATCCGTATTCCGTACGGCGGCGGCATCGGCGCGGTCGAGCACCACAGCGAGTCCCCGGAGGCGCTCTTCGCGCATGTCCCGGGCCTCAAGGTGGTCTCGCCGTCCAACTCCTCCGACGCGTACTGGATGCTCCAGCAGGCGATCCAGAGCGACGACCCGGTCATCTTCTTCGAGCCCAAGCGGCGCTACTGGGACAAGAGCGAGGTCGACACCGAGGCCATCCCGGGCCCGCTGCACAAGGCCCGCGTCGCCCGGTCCGGCACCGACGTCACGCTCGCCGCGTACGGCCCGATGGTGAAGGTCTGCGTCGAGGCGGCGGCCGCGGCCGCCGAGGAGGGCAAGTCGGTGGAGGTCCTGGACCTGCGCTCGATGTCCCCGATCGACTTCGACACCATCCAGGCCTCGGCGGAGAAGACGCGGCGCCTGATCGTCGTCCACGAGGCCCCGGTTTTCTACGGCTCCGGTGCGGAGATCGCCGCTCGTATCACCGAGCGGTGCTTCTACCATCTGGAGGCCCCGGTGCTGAGGGTCGGCGGCTTCCACGCCCCGTACCCGCCGGCACGGCTCGAGGAGGAGTACCTTCCGGGTCTTGACCGGGTGCTGGACGCCGTCGACCGCTCGCTCGCGTACTGA
- a CDS encoding D-alanyl-D-alanine carboxypeptidase family protein: protein MTYSFTGVRRAAAVTLATGVLLTASPLAAPAQAATAPTVSAGGAYMMLSSNGTPLYNKSADTRRQLASTTKIMTAAVVLSTPGLDLNRKVTSKQAYRDYVVAKGASTADLRSGDVLTVRQLLYGTMLPSGCDAAMALADTFGTGTTRTARTQSFIAKMNAKATELGLKNTKFDSFDGNSSTGNNYTTPRELAKIARYAMGNVNFRAVVKATSYKAAATTSTGGTRTYTWYNTNTLLGSYSGANGIKTGTNTPAGPCLVFAATRGTKTLIGVVLNDSNRYTDAAKMLDYGFGSSTASTMRLRELPQGAQRD, encoded by the coding sequence TTGACATACAGCTTCACGGGCGTGCGCAGAGCCGCCGCGGTCACCCTCGCCACCGGCGTCCTGCTGACCGCCTCGCCCCTGGCCGCACCTGCCCAGGCGGCCACCGCGCCGACCGTCTCCGCCGGCGGCGCGTACATGATGCTCAGCTCCAACGGCACGCCGCTGTACAACAAGTCCGCGGACACCCGACGCCAGCTGGCGAGTACGACGAAGATCATGACGGCCGCCGTGGTGCTCTCCACCCCCGGCCTCGACCTCAACCGCAAGGTGACCTCCAAGCAGGCGTACCGCGACTACGTCGTCGCCAAGGGCGCCAGCACGGCCGATCTGCGCAGCGGTGACGTGCTCACCGTCCGCCAGCTGCTGTACGGAACGATGCTGCCCTCCGGCTGTGACGCGGCGATGGCCCTGGCCGACACCTTCGGCACCGGAACCACTCGCACCGCCCGCACCCAGTCCTTCATCGCCAAGATGAACGCGAAGGCCACCGAACTCGGTCTGAAGAACACCAAGTTCGACTCCTTCGACGGAAACTCGTCGACGGGCAACAACTACACCACCCCGCGCGAGCTGGCGAAGATCGCCCGCTACGCGATGGGCAACGTCAACTTCCGCGCCGTGGTCAAGGCAACGTCGTACAAGGCCGCCGCGACGACGAGCACCGGCGGCACCCGCACGTACACCTGGTACAACACGAACACCCTGCTGGGCTCCTACAGCGGCGCCAACGGCATCAAGACCGGCACGAACACGCCGGCAGGCCCCTGCCTCGTCTTCGCGGCCACCCGCGGCACGAAGACCCTCATCGGCGTCGTCCTGAACGACTCCAACCGCTACACGGACGCCGCGAAGATGCTGGACTACGGCTTCGGCTCCAGCACCGCGAGCACCATGCGGCTGCGCGAGCTGCCGCAAGGCGCCCAGCGCGACTGA
- a CDS encoding protein kinase domain-containing protein, with translation MSQDGAQGRYAGGSVAGGRYQLRDLLGEGGMASVYLAYDSALDRQVAIKTLHTELGREQSFRERFRREAQAVAKLSHTNIVSVFDTGEDTLTERGSAAGSGALMPYIVMEYVEGQPLGSVLQADIQQYGAMPADKALKVTADVLAALESSHEMGLVHRDIKPGNVMMTKRGIVKVMDFGIARAMQSGVTSMTQTGMVVGTPQYLSPEQALGRGVDARSDLYSVGIMLFQLLTGRIPFDADSPLAIAYAHVQEEPVAPSTINRSITPAMDALVARALKKNPNERFPSAAAMRDEIARVAGAGHTGAPVIIGGAPSTSGAGVGSAVFPPLAQSAPAPQSVQTPYQPGPYGPPTPAPTPAPAPHYGYPQTPAPAPAYGTPASTPPPYTMAPHSTTASGGSAGGGKRNMPVIVGAVVVALLAVGGLITAITLNKDSGGGDNAGGDPSSSESADTAGVVPPDRTRTIETTECTDATEDGTDPSKVQAPDVTYKDLLSVKECLRAAGWTWTVTEVDNPQYAKDAVIEQFPRQGSPVVPKNAEFELRVSTGQSG, from the coding sequence ATGAGCCAGGACGGCGCACAGGGCCGCTATGCGGGAGGTTCGGTCGCCGGCGGGCGGTATCAACTCCGCGACCTGCTCGGCGAAGGCGGCATGGCCTCGGTGTATCTGGCGTACGACTCGGCGCTGGACCGCCAGGTCGCCATCAAGACGCTCCACACCGAACTGGGACGCGAGCAGTCGTTCCGCGAGCGGTTCCGGCGCGAGGCGCAGGCCGTCGCGAAGCTCTCGCACACCAACATCGTGTCGGTCTTCGACACCGGTGAGGACACGCTGACAGAACGCGGCTCCGCCGCGGGCTCCGGCGCGCTGATGCCGTACATCGTCATGGAGTACGTCGAGGGCCAGCCCCTCGGATCCGTACTGCAGGCGGACATTCAGCAGTACGGCGCGATGCCGGCCGACAAGGCGCTGAAGGTGACGGCCGATGTGCTGGCCGCGCTGGAGTCCAGCCATGAAATGGGCCTGGTCCACCGCGACATCAAGCCCGGCAACGTGATGATGACCAAGCGCGGCATCGTCAAGGTGATGGACTTCGGCATCGCGCGGGCCATGCAGTCGGGCGTCACCTCGATGACGCAGACCGGCATGGTGGTCGGTACGCCGCAGTATCTGTCGCCGGAGCAGGCGCTGGGACGCGGCGTGGATGCGCGATCCGACCTGTACTCGGTCGGCATCATGCTGTTCCAGCTGCTGACGGGGCGGATCCCGTTCGACGCGGACTCGCCGCTGGCGATCGCGTACGCGCATGTACAGGAGGAGCCGGTCGCTCCGTCCACGATCAACCGCTCCATCACTCCGGCGATGGACGCGCTGGTCGCCCGCGCGCTGAAGAAGAACCCGAACGAGCGTTTCCCGAGCGCCGCCGCGATGCGCGACGAGATCGCGCGGGTGGCGGGCGCCGGTCACACGGGCGCCCCGGTGATCATCGGTGGCGCGCCGTCGACGAGTGGCGCGGGGGTGGGTTCCGCGGTGTTCCCGCCGCTGGCCCAGTCGGCCCCGGCGCCGCAGAGCGTGCAGACGCCGTACCAGCCCGGCCCGTACGGCCCGCCGACCCCGGCGCCGACGCCGGCTCCCGCGCCGCACTACGGGTACCCGCAGACGCCCGCTCCGGCACCGGCCTACGGGACGCCGGCCTCGACGCCGCCGCCGTACACCATGGCCCCGCATTCGACGACGGCTTCGGGCGGCAGCGCCGGGGGCGGCAAGCGGAACATGCCGGTCATCGTGGGCGCGGTCGTGGTGGCGCTGCTGGCGGTCGGCGGCCTGATCACGGCGATCACACTGAACAAGGACTCGGGCGGCGGGGACAACGCGGGCGGGGACCCGAGCTCGAGCGAGTCGGCCGACACGGCGGGGGTCGTCCCGCCGGACCGCACGCGGACCATCGAGACGACGGAGTGCACGGACGCGACGGAGGACGGCACGGACCCCTCGAAGGTCCAGGCCCCCGACGTCACGTACAAGGACCTCCTCTCGGTGAAGGAGTGCCTGCGGGCAGCCGGCTGGACCTGGACGGTGACCGAGGTGGACAACCCTCAGTACGCCAAGGACGCGGTCATCGAGCAGTTCCCCAGGCAGGGCTCGCCCGTCGTGCCGAAGAACGCGGAGTTCGAGCTGAGGGTCTCCACCGGCCAGTCGGGGTGA